The Nicotiana tabacum cultivar K326 chromosome 14, ASM71507v2, whole genome shotgun sequence genome contains a region encoding:
- the LOC142168893 gene encoding uncharacterized protein LOC142168893, translated as MKELCKKFTKIEFRDVPRIQNEFADALATLLSMIQYPDKNYIDPIEIETKDQYAYFFHVNEEQDSKPRYHDIKKFLATQEYPESDTNGQKRALRRLANHFSSTGKSCIEGPQT; from the coding sequence ATGAAAgagctatgcaagaagttcacAAAAATAGAGTTCAGGGATGtccccagaattcagaatgagttcgcagacgcCCTTGCGACCTTATTATCTATGATTCAGTATCCAGACAAGAACTACATCGACCCTATCGAGATAGAAACCAAGGATCAATATGCCTATTTCTTCCATGTGAATGAAGAACAAGATAGTAAACCTCGATATCATGATATCAAGAAGTTCCTTGCGACCCAGGAGTACCCAGAAAGTGATACTAATGGTCAAAAGCGAGCCCTCAGGAGGTTGGCAAACCACTTTTCCTCAACGGGGAAGTCTTGTATAGAAGGACCCCAGACTTAG
- the LOC142168892 gene encoding uncharacterized protein LOC142168892 produces the protein MRTSTGATSYMLVYGTKAVIPAEVKIPSLRVIQEVKLDDADWIRVKQEQLILIDKRRMDTVCHGHLYQNRMSSAFNKRVKPRFTPRQLVLKNIFPHQEEAKGKFAPNWQGPYVVHKALSGGALILAEMDERVSMKPINSDAIKRYYA, from the coding sequence ATGAGAACATCTACTGGGGCAACGTCGTACATGTTGGTATACGGCACCAAAGCAGTGATACCAGCAGAAGTTAAAATACCATCCTTAAGAGTCATTCAAGAAGTGAAATTGGACGATGCAGATTGGATACGTGTCAAGCAAGAACAGCTCATACTCATTGACAAGAGAAGAATGGATACAGTATGTCATGGCCACTTATACCAGAACAGGATGTCTAGTGCATTTAACAAAAGAGTGAAGCCTCGATTCACTCCTAGGCAGTTGGTTCTGAAGAATATATTTCCCCATCAAGAAGAAGCTAAAGGGAAGTTTGCAccaaactggcaaggtccttacgtggTCCATAAAGCACTATCTGGTGGAGCTCTAATCTTAGCAGAAATGGATGAAAGAGTCAGCATgaagcctatcaactcagacgcaatcaagagatattaCGCCTGA